The DNA region atgatctcaactgttaaaatttatAGATTTATCGATGAAAAAAAAGTTATAAAACTGGACAGCTCGTCATTactttttctaaaaaaacatTCTTCtcaaaattaaatcaattttaaCATTTAACAGCCTCTAAAAATTTAAGGAAATAATATATGAAACATTATAAGATTAGAATTTTATACCTAAATAATGTTTGACATTAACAGATAATAAATTACTGATCCTATTCAAGGTCTACCGTGAAGAAATCTCCAAATCccatgtttaaataaataatagaataattaaTGGAATTAAGAATAACTACAAGTGATTATTGGTTTCATTATACCCCCCGAAAAAAAATACTAATTACTTTAACATTCTTAGAGTATAATTGGAAATGTATAGACAACAACGAAACATAAAAGACTTTGAGTCATGTATACATAACTTGATAAGGAAATATTTCTTCAGTTATAAAACTATACTAATGAAATACGATCATGGATTTCGAAAATTATATCGATAATGATTACAACAATTTTATTTCTATGCATTATTATGATTGATAAACTTAAATAGAGCGGGAAATATTCTCAGATTAATTGATTGTAATTTATTCTGATTTACTACGAAGATTTAATGTGTAAATATTTTTGTCCAAGTCCTACTCAGTACTATAGTGTTTAACGGATTCACtttataaataaatggaaaCTTTATCCAGTCATTATTATATATGCAtgtattaaagattcccattgtgaaaattagaacaacacgtataagcgaacaatagttttcaattagatcgtcatcaggctttactctaatatacatgaatatttatacgaaaattttaaaaccaatcaaggcaatatgggtcaataatcactatgaaatagaataagtcactacacataataggtaaaagtacaagttgatagtagtaggaagacaggtgaactgataatagtgagaataataaaaatgcaataacaaaactcttatcaatagttaatcgttggaaatagaaggtcaaataaacatgggtaaatagactaggaatagtaatcacaaaacattaaaaatcattacgtaataagatgtgtgtaaataattagatagtgaagaatacaaagaggcggaaaattacaaacaaataatggatgtggaaataaggttaacgataacacagaataaaataaataatgataataataaaattttaaaataaaaataataataatgaaaataaatttaaaaaaaattgttagttaagttataactggccatggaagggatagggagtcacgtatttcttctgtacacataaattggggttatatgtacgaattccaatggcttcagctatatgtaggaggcgggaacgaactccgtcgggaaatgatggaggtatacgatagataactcgaaatgatttcgatttatctacagcatgaccgctatcaataagatgtgccaatatagaactgcgaatagtttttctctgaccctttatgtaccaagttggtagatgttcactcattcgttggttaagttgcctggtagtacgccctatatagctatctccacaggagcagctgaatttctaaatgcacatggaagaggccaactcaggtaacttatccttcgtttgagtagatatcgctggtcgacaagagaaggtcaacgcaagattggctgcgtagaatgtcctggtgattactttggttaacctatatttcagagtgtcactagccacatccccgttgaattgcactttcatgtataaaggtttcttacgaacagtcggaatctccgacttctttattatatcctgcatgtacttcttaatgaacgcgctggggtagccgatctcggtcagtgagttgttgataaattcaagttcctatcaacttgtacttttacctattatgtgtagtgacttattctatttcatagtgattattgacccatattgccttgattggtttaaaattttcgtataaatattcatgtatattagagtaaagcctgatgacgatctaattgaaaactattgttcgcttatatgtgttgttctaatatatacatatgtttaCAGAAACAATGACTACAGTTTACGCAGTTGTAAAGAAATCCGACATTAAAACCCTGAATCAACTATCAaaacatatatgtataattGATCATATACTCAAAGATCAAAATTCACTTAAAATATCTAAGCAACTTGTTTCGTTGTTATAAGAAAACTGATTTTTGAATATAACTAACAATTATTCGTTATTTTGACTTTCATTATTTCTCCGACTATGTTTCAATGGCTTTGGATCTGCCTCCAGTTTAAGTCGTTTCGGATCGTTATTGAAATGATTACTGTAGCTAATGCTTAAAtcgtgttagtgaataatggaattaaatacgAGAATAGATTTTTGAAGACGTATATTTTGCACTCACATCGATCTGGATAGACAATCAGAGAAATGAAGTAAATGAAGCAAATAGAAGATAgcgaagcaaaatgacacgcggTGGAGAAATCACGTATGCCAACTAAAATTAATCGATAATtgtagtcacacaaaaataagttacaggcatgtgatgagtaagataagaaatgcacatatatacgcttacataaaaacagtcaaggttgataagagaataattaacaaggttaaaatgtaGCTCATGGAGAATGGATCGAGTGGTTTGCCTTAGAGGTAGAATAAACTATATGAGATTCCTTAGCACTACAATGTATAATTTTGATCCCAATAAAAATGCttttttttagaatttttaTACTAAGGTACGTTATcacaataaaatacatttctAGCATCTAATGTGATTGCATCATCAACTCAGTTAGTTATACAGTAAATTGATCATACATAAAATGATAGATTATATAGTAAATATcgatatattttattgatttttcattaatattattattatattgattacTTTATTTTTGAATCTAACGATTAGTTTTTAAAAGGaagttcaataaaataatataaacttatTAATCGATCCTCATTTTAATCGAACTAATTAAAGGACTTTTATGacttgaaatataaataaagtttatatacAATATGACTTGTTTTATGTGTcaaacaatcaaatatatttaattgataGATTCAATTATACACATTTGACTTGTTaacatatatttcatttatgaataaagttaAATAACAATTTATCACTTGATGATTATGTTATATTAAAAGAAagggattttgtgaagattgtaataattaAATGGTTGAGTTCATAAGTTAATCAATggtagatcactatggaaaacatggaagcattggatgaccgttttgtcttAGTGTGGGACTTCTCACCAATATATATCCAtcttgtggtgtttgaatgaaccaatgataccttggtactggttgaatgtttgatttcgaattctaaatacagtacattcgttgtgcctgtgtcttcttaattcaattgcgttaatcctggaattcctaattcatacgacaattagaatactatattggcgtcgtgatggaacctgcaatggaaaagttggatattcattcaactcctgaagctattgaggattatttggaaaggttcgaaatttggagcatgaccaagaaagatgttaaaggtgagaaaattgtggcacattttctgacattcattgggagagaagcgtacagcttattaaaaactttggcatatccagaaaaacctatctcactcccttatacaactcttaaagagctattgttaagtcatgtaaaatgcaccagttttgaatgccgtgaaagggcgaagtttcataagacggttcgtcaaaatgaccaaaaggttcgggaattcatccttgaattacagaaacaagctgccaagtgtaatttcggtgatcaacttcatgtgcaactgagagatcgattaattgcaggaattaacataccgagtttggaaagagagctgttaagaatgccaaactgttcctttcaagatgctagaactgcatgtattaactacgaagcagtcaatgaacttgatatccagtcgatgaagatttccaATACTTTGCTTGGTCgtcgtgatgaactacaatctcagggtcaatcaaacttgcgttcatttaacagtgattcctattctcgtgtaaatatgaaaggtgtttcaacgaggaattacaaagcaaatcacaaaggtgagatgaagtttggtaaatgtttatcatgtggaaagtttcacgctcgcaattcatgtgtatttcgtaatgctaaatgttttaaatgtggtaaggtaggacacattcagtcagtatgcaaagctactgttcATTTTGCTTCgagctgtactaaatcttgtaatttaaatttcaataattcggatgtttctagtgatcatttgtctttgtccactatttcgaaaggtaatgctcatattcagaagcgattatatacatcgcttggttcatttcatgactttattctggacacaggtagtatagagtccattatttcattcaagaacttgaaagctttagatcctaacgttgttgtacgacccactgaagtatcaatactggggattactggacacagactgcccatacgaggatgttgtgaattgctaatcagagatgataattcttcatacataccttgtgaatttttagttagcgaaacaggactgtcaatattgggtttaaagaatttgaaaaggcttaaggtggagttgtccttcttagtttctaaagaaaattctgatactttacttaaagatttgatagctatgtgtgctaagtgcagtggaggtatgaaaattaagcctataaaactttcttaaaagacgaataattccttatggtcttcgagaagcagtacataagacattaaacgatttgtgtgtgaaaggcataattgaaccaattcagtcttcagcatggggtactcctatcgttacgccactgaagtcggacggcaagacccctagaatttgcggtgactatagattaactccgaactcccgtttgttgaagcaaacgtgcacgacggtagaagctgaagatattctaaatcgacttcatggttctaaagtgttctcgaaagttgacctaaacgatgcttatcttcaaattcctttagatgaatcttcatctattttgacgacaattaacactccttttggtctgttcaaatacaatttccttccatttggtctaagttgttctccagccatatttcaggaagttatgaataaagtagttagtgatcttgaaggtgttgaagtttatcaagatgatctcattgttcatggctctaataaggtagttcatgaccagagacttattgctttattgcgtcgtttaattgagaagaatataacagtgaatccaaataagtgttcattttgtgtatctagttttgaatgccttggatacctagttgatggtaatggttttagaccagatatgaaacgactagctccactgactaatgcaccgtctccgaaaaatcttacagaattacgttcactagtgggtgctcttcaatactattcccgttttattcctaatttttcttgtcgtgcaaattgtttgtttaatattttaacatccagttcattcaaatggagtgaggaacaagagtcatgcttacgaagtctgctgaagtttcttcaaagtgatgctgttcttcgaacgtactcccctaatgtacattctgtgcttattactgatgcatcacctgtgggaattggtgcagttttggaacaggaaggtagaccagttatttgtgtttcacgcaaacttactgttactgaacaaggttattcacagactcagcgagaagcattagctgtgttttgggctgttaaaagacttcataaatatttattcggaaagaaattcactattgttactgatcatgaagctttaaagtttatttatcatcctgaaaaatccttagcacgttcctcagcagctatggttcagcgatggagtattgctttgagtgcatatgactatacggttcagcacagaagtgccaaacagattcaacatgttgattacatttctcgacagtcattacaagataaacctattaatacttcggattgtttgttagtgcaacctttaccagtgagacgttcagatctcattagagaaacgcgtagatattttggatgtatactcagtgctataaggaaaggttggaatgctaatttgaaacggagatttcctatctatttttcaaagcgggatgagttatctactactcctgatggtattctgtgtttaaatgatcgtgttgtcattcctccttcattgcgtaaatctgttcttgaagatcttcatagtggtcatttaggtgttgagaaaatgaagtccttggcaaggctcacatgctggtggccagagataaatgcagatatatgtcgtacggcaaacaattgtgagaaatgtcatcagttgaaaaatcatccttcgaagtgggtgccatggccagtatcgtctgaggcctggcagaggattcatgctgactattgtggaccatttcttggtaaatactacgcactagtagtcattgattctttttcaaagtggcctgaagtttttttcacaacttcaccaaattctgatttcacaatacaagcattaagaaaggtgtttagtcgagaaggggttcccttggtgttggtgactgataatggctcacattttgctgcagatgcagtcactacctggttgaacggtatagggtgcaaacatctatttattgctcccagacatccgcgttctaatggtcaggcagagaattttgttaggacattaaagactgctattgattctatagccccctcaacatttaatgagctggacAGGGGggtagatacctttctattgcaatatagaaatgccaaacattcggtgacgaaggagactccagcgaagctattgaaaggaagaattcttcggtcgaatatgagatgtttggagtctgcagaagttacgtactatcgaggaaatgatcttcgaccatctacgggtattgttctgaagaatgtcggaaaatcgatggtgAGAATTCTAGACATtgatgacttaagtacacacagtcgacatgtagatcaaatacaatttcaggtaccaggtgagtcagttccaatttcgattgttaattctagtgctaatgagcatattctagataatacagaatccttatccaatacaatgtcagacagactcaggatgaatttgagaagaagacgtacgattgattacaaacacctagactccaatttaagctgtggcggatgtggtgtttgaatgaaccaatgataccttggtactggttgaatgtttgatttcgaattctaaatacagtacattcgttgtgcctgtgtcttcttaattcaattgcgttaatcctggaattcctaattcatacgacaattagaatactatagaTTTGAatacaggaccttcggttttgtGCGCAAACGGGATTATGGATGCGCATAGCTGAGCGATCCCATATTATGGAAcgaaatggctgttcagtggtttcaggttttccatggtggtctagctttaattgactcataaactcaaCTATTTTATTATGTTGTATGTTTTTC from Schistosoma haematobium chromosome ZW, whole genome shotgun sequence includes:
- a CDS encoding hypothetical protein (EggNog:ENOG410V8IG~COG:L), translated to MNKVVSDLEGVEVYQDDLIVHGSNKVVHDQRLIALLRRLIEKNITVNPNKCSFCVSSFECLGYLVDGNGFRPDMKRLAPLTNAPSPKNLTELRSLVGALQYYSRFIPNFSCRANCLFNILTSSSFKWSEEQESCLRSLLKFLQSDAVLRTYSPNVHSVLITDASPVGIGAVLEQEGRPVICVSRKLTVTEQGYSQTQREALAVFWAVKRLHKYLFGKKFTIVTDHEALKFIYHPEKSLARSSAAMVQRWSIALSAYDYTVQHRSAKQIQHVDYISRQSLQDKPINTSDCLLVQPLPVRRSDLIRETRRYFGCILSAIRKGWNANLKRRFPIYFSKRDELSTTPDGILCLNDRVVIPPSLRKSVLEDLHSGHLGVEKMKSLARLTCWWPEINADICRTANNCEKCHQLKNHPSKWVPWPVSSEAWQRIHADYCGPFLGKYYALVVIDSFSKWPEVFFTTSPNSDFTIQALRKVFSREGVPLVLVTDNGSHFAADAVTTWLNGIGCKHLFIAPRHPRSNGQAENFVRTLKTAIDSIAPSTFNELDRGVDTFLLQYRNAKHSVTKETPAKLLKGRILRSNMRCLESAEVTYYRGNDLRPSTGIVLKNVGKSMVRILDIDDLSTHSRHVDQIQFQVPGESVPISIVNSSANEHILDNTESLSNTMSDRLRMNLRRRRTIDYKHLDSNLSCGGCGV